The genome window AGCTGTTGGAGGGAACAGGACCCCGGCAGGCCCTGTGCCCGTGAGGTACTGTGGGAGCTGCCCAAAGCTCCCCAGACAGCTAGATTTGCTGACTCTTCTctagcagcaggagcagatggcGTCCTGTACCCACAGTCACTCTTTAGCTGGATGATCACGCTACTCCTTCATAATAAGGAAAATGACCGACAGTGGCTGGGAGCAGAGAATGGGATCGAGGCTGAGCCTGTTCAGCTAGTCCGTAGCAAGCCCAGGCTTGTAGTCCTCTAGGctggccagcagccagccacagagCCCAGCGTTCTCCTATTGAGCTAAGCGTACGCTGCGTAGGAACCCAGGTACCTGACACTTCCAGGCTTGTTCCTGTTTTGTCAGCGTATCAGCCCCAGTCCGACCTGCTccagttctctgctctgctgGCAGTGCTGACACGGTGCACAGATGACTTCCTGTTTGAATTTGCATGGTGCTAGCCCAGGGTCTCGTGTCACTGGGGGGAGCCATGCACACCAAGGCAGAGGTCTGAGCGCACACAGGCAGAGGTGCCGAGTGGTGGGACAGAGCCTGGGAACCAGATATTCTGTTCCACTGTGAACAATGCCTAGTTGCTAGAGGGTCTGTGCCATGCCACCTCCATGCGAGAGTCTGCACTGTCAGTGTGTCAGCAGCCAGTATCAAAATGGTCTTGCCCTTTTCCTTTGCAGGAATCCTGGGCGCTCCCCCGTCCATGCCGCTCATGACCAATCCAGCCCTCTCCACAGCGCTGCTTCAGCTAGCTCTGCAGAACCAAACTCAAGCACAGCAGGTACTCACACAAGACGCTCCTGGAACGTCCTAGAAGCTGCTCTGCTTCAGAGTTAAGAACGTCCTGTGCTTGTCTCTGTATTGATATTGCTCCCGTCGCTGGAGCAACTGGGCACCTCAGGAACCCTAGCGAATCTGTCCTCACGGCACCCCAGGAGGTGGTAGGCTGGGGAACGCAGACACAAACTGTCTTCCTTAGCACCGCCCCCCGAGTCTGCTGCCGCCAGGAGTAGAACCAAGCTCTTCTGCAGCCGAGCAGTGCTCTAACCGTGAGGCTGCCCTTCCTCTTCTAGCTTCATCCCGCTTCAGGGGGAGTGGGGTGAGCCCCCCTAGCCCCAGTTATAAACAGGCCCCTCTGTCAGGGTGGAAGCTGAATAACAACCAGACTTTCAGAAGTGGCCACTGAATCCATGTGCCTCACTTCTTGTGTGTCCAGCTTGAGATGCCCTGGGCCTGACTCTTCCCGTAGCTCTGATTGGGTACACAaatcacacacagagacatgTTCAGTGACCTCTTCTGGAGTGGTTGGCCTTGAGCCCTTGCCCGCCAAACCTACAGCTGGAGGACTGAATCTGCACTCTTTGCCATCTCAGTCAGTGGCGCTCTGCATTGCACCTGTTACACTCCGCTGTCTCTGTTTGCCTCGCTCTCTTTCACCCTGATGTAACTGGGTTTGCTCCTAACGGAGTTCCCCACCTCCCCAGAgcggctggtgtaaatctgagCATTTGGAGGCTGGCTTAATGCTGACTCTAGCTGTTGTTAGCTAACATCTGCTCCTTTAGCCTCCCTGGTTCATGAAGTGATCTGTCTTTCTGGTCTGTCTTGCTTTGCTTTCTGCCCCAGAAGGCATTGCTTGGGAACTCCCTGTTACTGCAGAACCAAGTCTGGACGCAGCTGCTGCAGAACAAGGAGAACCAAGCCATATTCCATGTGAGTGGTAGGGggcttcctctgtgtgtgtggtgtggagaCGCAGCGCCAGATGCGCTCTCCGACCTTGTCCGAATTCCACTTGTGCGCTGCCCTTTGGGGCTGGATTGTGACACGCGGTGCAAGGAGCAGTGTGTACGCTGCACTGTCCTGGGGGGGTGACGCCGCCACCTGTGACAGTTTCTCCTGTCACCTCCTTGCTCCTGGGCGGTCACAACTTACCGCTGGTCTAGGGGCTTGACCCTGctgccatggaagtcaatgggtgcCTTGCCACTGCACTTCCACAGGAGCAGGATCCAGACTGTACCAGCAGTGGATTGCTTCAGCCCTGCCGGTGGCTTTAGGGGGCAGTAAGGTCTCCagccatcccctccctcccacttgcAGGGGTGTGGCCCCTGGATCCAGGGACCTGTGTAGGGCTGTAAGGGGGTTCTGGGGTGGGCATGTCGCAGGTCACAGCCTAGCCCCTAATGAACTGAGCATCTCTTTGAGCTTGGTAGTACCCCCAGAGAGCCTGTCTGAGTGGAGCCCCCCCCGCATCATGGGTAAGGCTCAGTTAGCTGGATTTCAGGCAGATGTGCTGGGCTTCTGCCAGTGGACGAGCATGTGCTGACCAGGCCCATGGCCGCGTTCAGCTGCGGCCTTGTGAGCTCCATGCTGTGGAATAAGTGGCACAAGCGGATCCTGTGGCTGGCGTGTTTGGGCCTCTCCACGCTGGGTCTGTTGGACTGTGTTAACATCTCCGTTTGTTAGTAACCCAGGACCCGGGGTGGGCTGAGCTGGCCCCTTGGTTCTAGTGAAGCAAGCAGTCTGGACAGAGGGGAGGGCGCTGTGTGGGAGTAGCCTGGTTTCTATTTTCAGTGGTTTGTCTGTTTAAAGAGCCAAGAAATTGCTGCAGTCCCCCCcagagagctttgaaatgcaaattgTGCTCTGGAAAGACAAGCTGCGGCTGTGGTGTGGCCCTCTCCAGGGAAGGGAGATCCAGTGAGCGCTTGCACTGAGCTTACGCTAACAAGTTGTGCCCTGCTGTGTTTAGATCACTCCAGTGCCGGCCGAGCTTCCAAACCTGTTTCCTTGGGAAGCGCTGGCTAGACCTGCTCTCTGCAACAGCACGTTGGGTCCTTGAGCATGCAAAGATCGCCAGCTCTTCtgtcttctcttcccttcctggGAAGctccaacctcccctccccatctgaaAATGTGCACAGCCGCCTCCCTCCTGTGTCCGACCCCTCCTTATCTGGGAGGGGCGTGCTTGGACAGCCATAGCAGCAGTTCCTTAGCACAAGGTCACCCGGGTGCAACCGGACATCAGGTATTTGGCCCGGCCTCCCCACCTGCTGGTGAGGGTGACGGGCCAACGTCCTGCCCATGATAACATAGGACCCAATTATTTCAATGCACAtcaaggggatttttttttagctGAACAGATAGTGAGTCGCAAGCTGGGGCGTAACTGCAGGGCACTACCTGTCCGTGTGGTACGGTGCTCTTGGATTGACTCTATTTTGAAACAGTATGCCAAAGGGCTCTAGGCcagcggctctcaacctttccagacgaccatgcccctttcaggagtctgatttgtcttgtgtacccccaagtttcacctcactttaacactacttgcttacaaaatcagacctaaaaataccaGTGTCCCAGCCCACTATGACTGAAAAATGGCTGTCTTCCTCATTTTAACCATGTAATTATCAAACAAATTAATTGGAATACAAGTATCGTATTGACCTTTCAGTGTATAGCAcgcagagcagtataaacaagtcattgtatgaaattttcatGTGTACTGACtgggctagtgctttttatgccaCCTACTGTagaactaggcaaatctctagatgagttgatgtaccccctacATGtgctcctggttgagaaccactgctctagggaacTCTTCATGTGCACAGGGCAGGCTAGTACGCTGCAGGTTCCGCCCCTGCATGCCGTGCACGAACTGCTCATGTAGGCGCTGATTTGCTTGGGCTGGCTTCTTGCAGCGCTCTCACCGCTTGGCTGCACCGCTCGCATTTCATACTAACCGAGTTTCCCGCTGTGCCTTCTGCCTGGCCTTAACCTGCCTCTTGTTTGCAGAAACCCGGGATCTTGGGGGACTCTCCTCTCAGTTCTCTACAGCACGGCACCTTGGGGTTGGCAACTGCCCCGGCTCAGCCCGGAAGCTCGCTGCTGGGAGAACTCGCCTCAGGTAACGCTGTGGGTTTGTGGCACGAGGCGATTGCTCAGGAGTCGTGATTCCTGCAGCATGTGCTGGATGCcgggcagagctgcagcagctcacGTGAGTGCAGCTTCtgttctctgtgcagtgccccATTCCAGACGCTGGGGTTTGCGGTTCCACCGCGTCCGCCTGCCATCCTGGGTGCTGCCAGTTCACCATGCCACCTCGCGCATGGAGAAATAGCTGCCACGCGCGTCCCTGGAGATTACTGTGCTGGCATTGACTTTGGGGGCCCGGGAAGCACTTGGGGGTCTAAAGCACGGGCATGTTGGTCTGCAGATAACCCTGGAGGAGGGCAGAGCCCTTTAGGGAACCTTGGGGCATGTTCAGATGTCTTGGGTTTTTGTGTTAGAGCCCTTTGCCCTCTCTGGAGTAGAACCGTTGGCGTGGGTCTGCAGAGGAGGCTGACCCAACCCTAGCAGCAGGTGTCTGGGTGCCGACCTAGCTGTTCTCGGGCTCAGTTGCAGGCCTGTGTGGGTGAAGGGGAGGGTGGAAGATGTTGCTGAGTGACTGTCTGTAAAGTGGTGGCATCGCCTCTCCCCAGGGGGGCCTCTGCCTGCTGACATGACGCAGGGGCACGTGAAGTCACCAATCTTGCCTTCGGGGGGCATGCCCCTGGCATCCTTTCTGGGACCAGTGGGGACAGATAGAGAGAACTCGACAATGGGGACGCAGGTGTCCCAGCTGAacccatctcctgggaccccatcAACCCTGCCGGGCCTCACCACCTCCATCCTGGGATCAGTGATCAGTGGACTTCAGAAACCAAAGCAGGTGGAGAATGGGGTAAGAAGAGCAGCTGTGTTCAAAGTTTACCTAGATCCATGTGCCGCCTACTCTCCAGTCTGTTCGGTGCATCCTTGAAAGTCTGTAACGCTTCCAACCTCTTGTCCCCTGGCAAAGCAGCTTAGGAGTCTGAGCGGCTTGTGCGTTTTCCTGTCCTCCTGACGCTCCTCTGCGCGGCCTGCCTCGGGGCATACCCTCCAGCAGCACTAATCCCCGGGACTCCTTCTCTCCTAGGCCTCGCTGCTGGGAGAACCGCCCAAAGACTTCAAGATTCCTCTCAACCCTTATTTAAACCTGCACAGCCTTCTTCCTGCAAATCACCTGGGAGGTGAGCTGGCGGGGGGTGCCCCATAAACCGACAGTAGGAAAGGTTGGACGTCGGCATGGCTCCTCAACAAACTATGCCCTGAAAGGCGCAAACAAGGCCAGAACTGAACCTGAGCCGGGCAGGGATCTGTCCatgctgggaccagagctgggcTGCAGACTGGACCGTGTCTCTGCCTGCAAACCTGGGGGAGTAGGGCTAGACTCCTCTTGCTTCAGCTTAGTGCCTTGTTTGCACAGTGGAGAGGGATTGTCACTCCAGCGGGGTAACGTTCGGAGTCTGCCAACAAGCGCCCGGGAGTGCATCTCCAGTGCTACCACCAGGTCAGCCTGGGACCTAGCACTTGGCTTGTTCAGGTGCAGGCCTGCCGGGAGACTCCgtttgaatgggggtggggagggaagacttCACTTATTGACCTCCTGCCACGGGGTTGGGGATCCCCACTTGAGAAGCGAAGTCACTTGCCATGGGGCAGTTGGTGTCAGAGCCAAGAGCAGGAGCAGCTGTCAGTTCACCATGCTGCCCTGACTCAGGTAGCGCAGAGATCCAGCTGTGTTCCCACCATGGGGGACTCCTGAGCTGAGGGATTAAAATCAATGGATGGCAGGGCAGAGGGACAAATGACTTTAGTTTTGCCTTGCGTGCGTTACCAAAGCGAGGCCAGGCTCTGTCTCCAGCGCAGTGCTAATGCCCCACAGGGTGACAGTACTCTCTGGGACTGTCCCTCTAGCAGGCATGGGGTGTCCGGAGAAAGGGAATCCCTAGGGCTGCGAGTTTCCAAGGAGAGCTGCCTCTCCCTGGGGGCAAAGGGCCAGGCTGAATGGTGCAGTTGGGTAATGGGACAGCCTGCAGTAATTACCCTTGAAAGGGAGCCAGTGCAGCTGGGCCCTTGGCTATCTGCCCAGCTGCTGTGGTGCTAATGAGTAATGCTCTTCTGCAGGTGGGGCCAATAAAGCATTTAATCTTAAGACTGGAGTGCTCGGCAACGTTTCCAATCCCAGAATCCCACAGCCTGCCATGGCTGACCCGCCACTGCCCTCTTCTGGGCTGGCAGGAGATAACTATGCTTTTGACTATCAGCCGGTAAGTACCTTGGGTCAAGACAGAGCATTAGCCCAGACTTCAGCTTGGATAAGTGGAGTCCTCTGAGTATaaaagcagcagagctgggaacagaacccaggggtcctgcctGCTATTGTCCTGTTTTCTCACTCCCTGGTCAGACACACTCTTGAGTCACCTGATCTTGTGTTGTGGCCTCTGGAAATGCCTATGTAAGAGTCttgtttactctttttttttttttttctcctggaagGACTTGGGATCCCGAATGTATGCCCAGTCGAGGGACCATGCTGGGCCCATCCTGGGCGGATTTGGACACAGCAGGCATAAGGTAACTTCTGCTGGTATTCAGCTAGGAAGGAGCTGAGCCATGGGGCTGTTCTGAACGTGACCAGCTGGGTTCTGAGCCTCCCTCTTTATAGGCTACAATGCACTGGACTGGCAGCTCTCTGAGACTCtgctctcccccggccccccatGTGCTCCTTCTGTCTCTGCCTTCCCAGTTCTCCCATTCTTCACCCCTGTGGCTTACGGGGTTAACGTCTGCTATCTGGGGGTGTGGCCTGCAGCTGTTGGGGCTCCCTGGTTTGGCTggttttggggtgtgggaggagcatTCCACCCTAAGCGCCTCCCTGGGTCACTAGTGGCGTGCATCAGGTTATGTGGAGTTGTGCCCTGCGTGAGCCCTGCAGCTCTGTACAGCTTTCtggcttctcctcccagcaccatTGCCACAGAGGCGCCAGGCAGTTGCCTGTCCCAGGTGTCCATGGCTGCTCATGAGGGTATCGATAACGAGGACCTGATTTGTGGATCTCCTCGGGGCAAGCTGCCAAGTGGAGAAACAATTCCCAGGCTGGCTAGAAAATCTGTGATGTGTCTGGTTGCTGCTCAGAGAACTGTTGTTCGCCTTGCCCAGAGCAGGAtcgggagggaagtgggggggctGTTAGGTCGTGTTGGCCAGTGTCTTCCAGCTAACATGCTGGAAAGTCCAGTGCAGACGGGACATACTGTTTCTATAGCGGGGTCTAgttagagctggggtgggggggtgttaacTTCACTATCTTCATGGTTAAAGTACCGTCTACCTTGTCTATGTTCGATTTCCAGTGTGTTAGACCACACTAGCCAATCCCTAGCCTCTTGCCTTTCTATACTCAGCTAGCCCTGGCCTTCGGGGTCCACGGTGGCGTGGTCTCACTTTTCCACGAGTCCTGTGGGCCTGCTTCAAGGGGGAtcctgcccagcagcccccttTCCCTGAGCAAGAGGGGGTATTGTGTCCTGTGTGCCAAAGAGAATTTGGTCTcattgggtgtgtctacactgcaatgaaacccGTGGCACCAAGCCTGAGTCCAGGTCAATTGACTCCGGCTGCGGGGtgaaaattgtggtgtagacatttgggctcgggctggggccctggctctgagaccctccccacgGCAGGGTTTCGGACCCCCAGCCCAAATGCCTATGCTGCAATTTTCagtcctgcagcccgagcccaagtcagctgacccaggcctgcCGTGGGTCTTTGATCGCGACGTAGACATGCCCGTTGATCTATTTCCATGCTGCAGAGCACGGAGGCACGGCCTGCAGTTCTGCCTCCGGGGGGCTGAACCGAGCCTTGATCCAGCTTGTGATGCGGAGCCGCTTCTCTTCCAGATGTCTTCATCTCCTGGATTTGAGCGGAGCAGCTTGGGGCCACCCCTGCCGCCCTTCTACTCAGGATCCCCAACCTCCTACTTCACCAGTGGCCTTCAAGCTGGGCTTAAACAAAGCCACCTGAACAAAGTGAGACGTCACTTGTGTGTGTGCCAGGAAGGGAGCGTCTGGGCTTCCGGCTGCCAAGGGTGCAGATGGGCGTGGGTCAGCTCGCTCCCACTCAAGCTTCCGCTAGTCAAAGATCCAGCCAGGCGGGCTTGGTGATTCCTGGCAGGGACTGTGGGCTGGGAGGCCAGCCTAGGTCCCAGCCTGTGCTGGCTCCTGCACAACCTGGGTTTTACAATGGCTGTGGGGTCTCCGCTTTTAATCGAAAAGTCCAGGCCTCTGCCTTGCTCTTGTGCTGTCGTGAAATGGAACCGCCTGGCAGCTGAGCAAGCCGGCCAGTTGTAGGCTCTCGAGGCAGAGGGGTGGCTCTGAGAGACGCACACTCAGCTAAGGCAGAGGCAGAGCGCTGAGATGTGACCTGGGGGCCGGTACCTTCCCTCTGGGGTCAGCCAATAGTGATTTAGAAATGGCCTGATATTTGAAGCCCAACCCTTCCTGTAAGACTCCCTGGGCCGGCTCCCAAAGGGAGCTGCTCTCCCTGGAGGAGAATGGGCGCATTTCCTGCTGTCTTGATGTGCCATTCAGTGGCATAAAATCTGTCACTAGGGTCATAGGCCAGGAGATGCGGCTGCAGCCCTGTTCCCGAGATGGAGGGGAGAGGTGTTTGCGCAGGATGCTAGCCCCCTTGAGGTGGGAATAGGCCTTTGATGGGTCCCTTGAATGGAAGGTGGCTGTGTTGGGACAGTGGGACTGCAGGGCGCTTGCGGGCTGCACACAGTGCTGTTAAACAGGGACATCAGTGGTGACTCCTCTCTTCCAGGCAGTTGGGATGCCACCTGTGGGCACTGGGGACAATATCCTGGGCATGGGACCAAACAGCCATTCCCACGGCTCCCACTCCAAGGTGAGTAGCTCTGGGGACGAGGGCAGAGCTTTGCTACTGACCTGCAAACCCCCGCCCCGGTGCTTTGCCAGTCCCCCTGATGCTCAGTGCCCCGCTGTCTCTTCCAGACTCCGATCGGGGGCCAGAAACGGGCCTTCTCCCACCTGCTGCCATCCCCGGAGCCCAGCCCGGAGGGCGGCTATGTCGGACAGCATTCTCAGGGCCTGGGAGGGCACTATGCAGACTCCTACCTGAAGCGGAAGAGGATATTTTAACCCCTTCCCTGCTGAAGCACTATTGTCCCCTCCACGTGTAAATCTGTACAAACTTTTTTTAACGTTAGTCTTGATTTTGAGGTTTTTACATGTGTGTGTGAAAGACTTGGCTTCTCTGAGTGGGGTGGGAAGCCCCACGGGCTTCCTGCCGGAGGATGGGCCCTTCCAGTTACCCCCTGCTCCAGAACCAGCACCTCTCTGCATCATGGGCAGCCAGAGCAGAGGCAAGCGCTCGGAAAACATACTGTACGGGATAAGGACAAAGCTCACCCCTGTGGCCCCTGTCACTGCTGCTCTCGGGGCCTCCCTGTGTTTCGTGGCCCACAAGGCAGAACCTGTTGGAGTCATGCTGTAGTCTGATTGCAGTAACTGGGAATCTACACACAGTCCTGAGTGAGGACAGTAAGTCCTAGGGAGATGCATGTTCCCTGCCTTAAACTGCTGCTTCAGAGACAGGAATGGAACCGACTCCAGCAGGTGCCCTCTGCTCACCGTAACGTGAGCATGGAAGTTCTGGTAGCGCAGAGGTGGCGATCTAGGGGGTGGCGATTCGGATACACGTACAGAGTTCTAGTTACGCCGTGGGACTCCGGATCTGCCTGGTTCCTGGTCCCACCCTGCGCAAAGCCTTCGGAGCTGCATCTGGGATGCAGCGCTCCCTGGAGGCTCATGCTGAGCTTGAGGTCTCGGGCCCTGCCTGCCTCTCCAAAttcctgttctgttttgttttttttttttaaacccttcagATGCTGACATTTTACACTTTTCTTTGGTAATGAGATTTGTAAGTTGCCTTTTTAATTCATGCTTtggtttttatttccttttttaactaGCTAGGAGCAGGAATCTTGGTCCATTGTAAAGTTGCTGAGCCTGGTCATTCCTTTTTTTAGTTTCTCCCTCCTGGGCATGAACTTTTGTTCTAGAAGTTTCttttggggtgcagggagtcAAACGTTTTCCTTGATTTCTGTTTTGCTGAGCCTTTCAATAGGAGCCAGCTGCAGCGTGGCAAACAGACCTGCTTTCCCTGCAGCCAGGCAGCCTCCGGACACTGCTTCCCAGGAAGCCGATCTGCCTTTCCCCTCCTGTTGACCAAGCTTGGAGGGTGATTGTGGTTTCGCAATGTCCAACACAAGGCCGCCCTTGTGTTCTGTGTGGAACTAGATGCTCAGCCCTTTGCACCCTTTCTCCAGCTCCATTTGTAATATCACATTAAATGCAGCTGAGCCGATGTAGTAGGATGCTGGCAGCTTTGGGTATCAAGCCCTTAAGTGTGTGCTGCTGAGAACGGGACTGTTTAATGCCTTGGGACCGAGCCACTAGCCAGCTGAGATAGTCATGCCGGACGTAGAGTTGCAAAGCAAGCCGGTGTCCAGTGATTGAGAACGGTGCCCTGCTGGCCTCTGTTGAGGGGAGGGTGAGAAGCTGCTTTCTCTGGGGAGGATTTGCAGGTCTTTTTATGTAGACTCCCCACACTCTTTTGATTTGAGGTTTATAAAATTGCTACCATGTTTCTACTATAGATGCTGTCTGGCTTGCTGTATTTGTGGGGCTTCCAAGCCCTCGAGAGCTGGACATTGCCTTTCCAAAGTAAAGAGAGATTTATATCGAGCCTTGTCCCCTTTCTCTACTTGCTGTAAAAATGTGTCATTTTCTGAACACTTACACTTCCCCTGGAGCCGGGAGCCATTGGCCAGAGGGTGGTCTGGGAGCCAGGCAGACTGGATTTAATCATGTTTCTCTTTGCCATGGCTAAGTCCATGGACACCAGTGCCTAGTCCTACAGACACTGGTATGTGTGTCCATCCAGCTACACATTGGACCCTTCAGCTTTCTGTCCCCAGGGAGACCTCACTGAGCTAACAGTCCTGGTGATTCACAAGCCCCATCACTCCAATACTGCACCCTACAACCTCATGGCAGCATCCAGACACCCCCTTTGCTACACTGAGCTGCATCCCCTCTTGCTTACACATGAAGGCCTGGGGTAAGCATAGCACATGTCCAGGGTGCTCTATATTGGTAACTGCAGCTGTGCTGGGCTTCTGTCAGACCCAGTTCCCTTCCTGCCACTCGGCTTGGGATTTGGATTCTGCTCCTGGTGCAGCTGCTGCGCCTGGCTTTCACATCTCTGCTGTCGTGTTTGCTGGggattttgttctcatttttactTCATCTCTGCCCTTTTCTGCTCATTGCTTGCTGCTGTTGAGAGGCGGGAATGCTGCAGGTAGCACCTCTCGTGCTCTGGCCTGAGTCTGCGTTGAGCTGGGAACGTGGCTCCATGTGAGCCTTCTGGTTGCtgaattgaaaaaagaaaaaaacatgtaATGAACTCCCTGTGGCTGACTTTATCCTGATTAACGTTTAGTAGGGCAGGGCATAGGCCTGACCCACGCGGTCTCCTGGGCGACTAGCCCCTGCCTGGAGAGTGAGCTTGCGCTCTCCATTGACaagccccgggggagggggagagaaagggtgTAACCCCCAAGGGGAGGGAGTACCCGGCAGTCCCCTTCCATGATGGTGGGGGTGGATTTAATTAGAAGGGGAGCAGTGGCCCAAGACGACAAGGTGAGGGTGGCAGACACcaggggagaagcaggaggggatCTCCCGCACTGGAATAGGGGGAACTTCTCAGTGGATTCCgtcagctgctccctgccctgtggGTTCTTCGGGGACCCCAGGACTAGGACTGCGGGGAAGTCTGTCCCTTGCAGCTTGCACATACAGAGCCCCTGGGATGGCTGTGGTGGGAAGTAGCCGCAAGACCCATCTCACCTTAACTGCTACACGCTGAGGGGGCTGATGAGGCTTGTCCCTGCTTTCAGCTAGTGGAGACAACTGGCTGAGAAGGGTCTGTCAGCTGGTTACATGGCTGCCGTCGGCGCATTTCCACTGAGCTTGTCTCCACCCTGTGCTACTCTGCAGGCACAGGGCCGGTGCACCTTCAGCCTAGGCCATGACGTCCTCACACAGGGACAGCGCCATGTCAGCGCAATGAATGCAAAACAGACTTGAACCTGTGCAAACTGCAGCACTAAGCTGGGGGCGAGCAGGGGTGAGGGCCCTGAGCCCTTCTctgagttcccagctctgctgcagcctccttggcccagttcctcatctgtcaaagGGAGAGGGCACGTCCCAGCTCTTAGCAGGTGCCTTTCGGgggcagatctcaaagcacattacgcAGCAGGTTGGTAATGTTCAGCTTCCGCCTCTGGAaatgagggcagagcagggatgtgCTGTGCCCAAGGTCGGGCAGCGAGCCCTGCCGCCAAAACCCAGCTCTGCTGCATGCCACGCTAGCGTGTGATCCGCTGGGGCTCCTGGCCCAGGCGCCCGATCGATCAGGCGCTCAGCTCCTGGGGTGCTGGTGAGACCCACGTGCCTtctgggtgtggggttctgtctCGGCTAGTGGccctgagaccacttagagagagagagagagagaacgagtctgctctacagccttagctagcaGCCCGTtgggttttagctcatgcagtggttcttaacctggggtgcactcACCCCCTGAGGgggcgagatgccctttctgggg of Natator depressus isolate rNatDep1 chromosome 20, rNatDep2.hap1, whole genome shotgun sequence contains these proteins:
- the RAVER1 gene encoding ribonucleoprotein PTB-binding 1 isoform X1 — protein: MAVVSVSGAASVPSPEPPGLEPGPGPDRVPEEELPSLDPAEVRSRLERSSHQFRNRRKVLIRGLPGDVTNQEVHDLLNDYELKYCFVDKYKGTAFVTLLNGEQAESAIKKFHLSKLRDKEISVQLQPTDALLCIANLPQLYTQQQFEELVRPFGNLERCFLVYSEKTGHSKGYGFVEYMKKDSAARAKSELLGKQLGTRTLYVHWTDVNQLTVDLVHSRCLSVGKLPPNYHDLEELRQVFSAISAPTFCQVRSSAPGLAYGQDGQLKGFAVLEYESAEIAELVQQATDGLPLAGSHIRVSFCAPGPPGRSMLAALTAAQVTALNRGKGLLPEPNILQILNSLGNPASIQLLLNPLLHGAVGGKQGILGAPPSMPLMTNPALSTALLQLALQNQTQAQQALLGNSLLLQNQVWTQLLQNKENQAIFHKPGILGDSPLSSLQHGTLGLATAPAQPGSSLLGELASGGPLPADMTQGHVKSPILPSGGMPLASFLGPVGTDRENSTMGTQVSQLNPSPGTPSTLPGLTTSILGSVISGLQKPKQVENGASLLGEPPKDFKIPLNPYLNLHSLLPANHLGGGANKAFNLKTGVLGNVSNPRIPQPAMADPPLPSSGLAGDNYAFDYQPDLGSRMYAQSRDHAGPILGGFGHSRHKMSSSPGFERSSLGPPLPPFYSGSPTSYFTSGLQAGLKQSHLNKAVGMPPVGTGDNILGMGPNSHSHGSHSKTPIGGQKRAFSHLLPSPEPSPEGGYVGQHSQGLGGHYADSYLKRKRIF
- the RAVER1 gene encoding ribonucleoprotein PTB-binding 1 isoform X2, with the translated sequence MAVVSVSGAASVPSPEPPGLEPGPGPDRVPEEELPSLDPAEVRSRLERSSHQFRNRRKVLIRGLPGDVTNQEVHDLLNDYELKYCFVDKYKGTAFVTLLNGEQAESAIKKFHLSKLRDKEISVQLQPTDALLCIANLPQLYTQQQFEELVRPFGNLERCFLVYSEKTGHSKGYGFVEYMKKDSAARAKSELLGKQLGTRTLYVHWTDVNQLTVDLVHSRCLSVGKLPPNYHDLEELRQVFSAISAPTFCQLAYGQDGQLKGFAVLEYESAEIAELVQQATDGLPLAGSHIRVSFCAPGPPGRSMLAALTAAQVTALNRGKGLLPEPNILQILNSLGNPASIQLLLNPLLHGAVGGKQGILGAPPSMPLMTNPALSTALLQLALQNQTQAQQKALLGNSLLLQNQVWTQLLQNKENQAIFHKPGILGDSPLSSLQHGTLGLATAPAQPGSSLLGELASGGPLPADMTQGHVKSPILPSGGMPLASFLGPVGTDRENSTMGTQVSQLNPSPGTPSTLPGLTTSILGSVISGLQKPKQVENGASLLGEPPKDFKIPLNPYLNLHSLLPANHLGGGANKAFNLKTGVLGNVSNPRIPQPAMADPPLPSSGLAGDNYAFDYQPDLGSRMYAQSRDHAGPILGGFGHSRHKMSSSPGFERSSLGPPLPPFYSGSPTSYFTSGLQAGLKQSHLNKAVGMPPVGTGDNILGMGPNSHSHGSHSKTPIGGQKRAFSHLLPSPEPSPEGGYVGQHSQGLGGHYADSYLKRKRIF
- the RAVER1 gene encoding ribonucleoprotein PTB-binding 1 isoform X4 translates to MAVVSVSGAASVPSPEPPGLEPGPGPDRVPEEELPSLDPAEVRSRLERSSHQFRNRRKVLIRGLPGDVTNQEVHDLLNDYELKYCFVDKYKGTAFVTLLNGEQAESAIKKFHLSKLRDKEISVQLQPTDALLCIANLPQLYTQQQFEELVRPFGNLERCFLVYSEKTGHSKGYGFVEYMKKDSAARAKSELLGKQLGTRTLYVHWTDVNQLTVDLVHSRCLSVGKLPPNYHDLEELRQVFSAISAPTFCQLAYGQDGQLKGFAVLEYESAEIAELVQQATDGLPLAGSHIRVSFCAPGPPGRSMLAALTAAQVTALNRGKGLLPEPNILQILNSLGNPASIQLLLNPLLHGAVGGKQGILGAPPSMPLMTNPALSTALLQLALQNQTQAQQKPGILGDSPLSSLQHGTLGLATAPAQPGSSLLGELASGGPLPADMTQGHVKSPILPSGGMPLASFLGPVGTDRENSTMGTQVSQLNPSPGTPSTLPGLTTSILGSVISGLQKPKQVENGASLLGEPPKDFKIPLNPYLNLHSLLPANHLGGGANKAFNLKTGVLGNVSNPRIPQPAMADPPLPSSGLAGDNYAFDYQPDLGSRMYAQSRDHAGPILGGFGHSRHKMSSSPGFERSSLGPPLPPFYSGSPTSYFTSGLQAGLKQSHLNKAVGMPPVGTGDNILGMGPNSHSHGSHSKTPIGGQKRAFSHLLPSPEPSPEGGYVGQHSQGLGGHYADSYLKRKRIF